In the Anguilla anguilla isolate fAngAng1 chromosome 7, fAngAng1.pri, whole genome shotgun sequence genome, one interval contains:
- the bbs12 gene encoding Bardet-Biedl syndrome 12 protein → MSMLGCTAVNQGPHIGLQQLAALAAAANAFLGPNKKCKIVDGQESGESSLVCSSFRLLVQLDLSCAAGQLLNETTQAHQKAFGTGTGCLLFMAGVWSTTAVECLQEGVPVQHIVSAMLEGLDSCLEASRGIRLPIKEAVRHFGSGGDKRLDKHRDPKSIEKAQKGETCEPQADLRGKANIKLTHSRHFGLGERTETGSFVPGMMSSSSSSLSGKPEPLDVTRLAVSVSHGCEDGMSLVVEAYRIQTESSRVDGGRGMFDLDKLVTCVLPGLPEGCSCTLHGFLTLVSEEQAPTAKGLEGQSLRVAVINGDLTKSYHHLGFSRPTDVRHMTGKLDCLGFHSESDWARKALTTLQRLKVDVLLVGGMVAEGLRQSCVEQGLLVIERVMRGVLRDFAETTGVMPVTYLSQLDEDCIGKGARAFMWRECGKAVAVNIQANATRLVTAVITSCVSSKLQMLEDRFWGCAHRLYHAMEDGHVLPGAGGTEILCAHHLRELSKPDGNRTHPLGDSNPYRGVVLQCMAEGWVEYVATVMWNSAAVPSKLEAWTVIDQSLKGLGAGTLPWTRLSEHLHGDGGHLAVVYDNVEAKLEAWRKALDLVLLVLQTDTEIITGFSTKDAKQESHLMLL, encoded by the coding sequence ATGTCAATGTTGGGTTGCACAGCAGTAAACCAGGGTCCGCATATTGGACTGCAGCAGCTGGCGGCGTTAGCTGCAGCGGCAAATGCCTTCTTGGGTCCCAATAAAAAGTGCAAAATCGTGGATGGCCAGGAGAGCGGGGAGTCCAGCCTGGTGTGCTCCTCCTTCCGTCTACTGGTGCAGTTGGATCTGAGCTGCGCAGCTGGACAACTGCTCAATGAGACTACACAGGCACACCAGAAGGCGTTTGGCACAGGAACTGGCTGCCTGCTGTTCATGGCGGGAGTCTGGAGCACGACGGCTGTGGAGTGCCTCCAGGAGGGGGTACCTGTTCAGCACATAGTGTCGGCTATGTTGGAGGGGCTGGACTCATGCTTGGAAGCAAGCAGGGGAATCCGCCTGCCAATCAAGGAGGCtgtccgccattttggctctggagGGGATAAACGACTGGACAAGCACAGAGATCCCAAGAGCATTGAAAAAGCGCAGAAGGGCGAGACTTGCGAGCCACAAGCTGACTTGAGGGGAAAAGCGAACATAAAACTGACGCACAGCAGGCATTTCGGCTTGGGTGAaaggacagagacaggaagcttTGTACcagggatgatgtcatcatcatcatcatcactttcAGGGAAGCCTGAACCCCTGGATGTTACCCGCCTTGCTGTCTCTGTGAGTCACGGTTGCGAGGATGGGATGAGTCTGGTTGTTGAAGCCTACAGAATTCAGACAGAGAGTAGCAGGGTAGACGGCGGCCGTGGGATGTTTGACCTCGACAAACTGGTAACGTGTGTCCTGCCTGGGCTGCCTGAGGGCTGTTCCTGCACCCTCCACGGGTTCCTCACTCTCGTCTCCGAGGAGCAGGCTCCAACCGCTAAAGGCCTAGAGGGCCAAAGTCTGCGTGTGGCTGTCATCAATGGTGACCTTACCAAGAGTTACCACCACCTGGGCTTCAGCAGGCCGACTGATGTTCGGCACATGACCGGAAAACTAGATTGTCTGGGGTTCCATTCAGAGAGCGATTGGGCCCGGAAAGCATTGACGACTCTGCAGCGGCTGAAGGTGGATGTGCTCCTGGTTGGTGGAATGGTTGCAGAGGGTCTACGCCAGAGTTGTGTTGAGCAAGGCCTCCTAGTGATCGAGAGGGTGATGCGTGGCGTCTTGCGTGACTTCGCTGAAACTACAGGAGTCATGCCGGTCACCTATCTGTCTCAGCTGGATGAGGACTGCATAGGCAAAGGGGCAAGGGCATTCATGTGGCGGGAATGTGGAAAAGCTGTGGCTGTTAACATTCAGGCAAATGCAACCCGGCTTGTGACGGCGGTAATCACTAGCTGTGTTAGCAGTAAGCTACAGATGTTGGAGGACCGATTCTGGGGCTGTGCCCACCGCCTTTATCACGCAATGGAGGATGGCCACGTCCTGCCTGGTGCGGGGGGCACCGAAATTCTCTGCGCCCACCATCTTAGAGAACTCTCAAAACCTGATGGCAACCGGACACACCCACTGGGAGACTCAAACCCGTATAGGGGTGTGGTGCTCCAGTGCATGGCGGAAGGGTGGGTGGAGTATGTGGCTACAGTGATGTGGAACTCCGCAGCGGTTCCCTCAAAGCTGGAAGCCTGGACGGTTATTGACCAGTCTCTGAAGGGCTTGGGGGCTGGGACATTACCATGGACCCGCCTCTCGGAGCATCTCCACGGTGATGGAGGACATCTTGCAGTCGTCTACGACAACGTGGAGGCAAAGTTGGAAGCCTGGAGGAAGGCCTTAGATCTGGTCCTTCTGGTGCTTCAAACTGACACCGAGATCATCACTGGCTTCAGCACCAAAGATGCCAAGCAGGAATCCCATCTCATGTTGCTTTaa
- the cetn4 gene encoding caltractin isoform X2: MASSYRKPSSSNLRKKAGPKPDLTEEQKQEIREAFDLFDTDGSGTIDVKELKVAMRALGFEPKKEEIKKMIADIDKEGSGTIDFNDFLSMMTVKMSEKDSKEEILKAFRLFDDDGTGKISFKNLKRVAKELGENLTDEELQEMIDEADRDGDGEINEQEFLRIMKKTSLY; encoded by the exons ATG GCATCTAGCTACAGAAAGCCCAGTTCTTCAAATCTGCGGAAGAAAGCCGGACCCAAACCTGACCTaacagaggaacagaaacaggagATCCGTGAAGCATTTGATCTCTTCGACACGGACGGCTCGGGGACCATCGACGTTAAAGAGCTGAAG GTGGCCATGAGAGCCTTGGGCTTTGAACCCAAGAAAGAGGAGATAAAGAAGATGATTGCAGACATTGATAAGGAGGGCTCTGGCACTATTGATTTCAACGACTTTCTGTCCATGATGACGGTGAAAATG AGTGAAAAGGATTCTAAGGAGGAAATTCTGAAGGCTTTCCGGTTGTTTGATGATGACGGCACAGGgaaaatttcttttaaaaatctcaaaagAGTGGCCAAAGAGCTCGGAGAAAACCTGACAGACGAGGAGCTGCAG GAAATGATAGATGAGGCAGACCgggatggagatggagagataaaTGAACAGGAGTTCCTGAGGATAATGAAGAAGACGAGTCTGTATTAG
- the cetn4 gene encoding caltractin isoform X1 has product MYTAHHVFVLNITGSPFNKASSYRKPSSSNLRKKAGPKPDLTEEQKQEIREAFDLFDTDGSGTIDVKELKVAMRALGFEPKKEEIKKMIADIDKEGSGTIDFNDFLSMMTVKMSEKDSKEEILKAFRLFDDDGTGKISFKNLKRVAKELGENLTDEELQEMIDEADRDGDGEINEQEFLRIMKKTSLY; this is encoded by the exons ATG TATACTGCTCACCACGTGTTTGTCCTTAATATCACCGGCAGTCCTTTTAACAAG GCATCTAGCTACAGAAAGCCCAGTTCTTCAAATCTGCGGAAGAAAGCCGGACCCAAACCTGACCTaacagaggaacagaaacaggagATCCGTGAAGCATTTGATCTCTTCGACACGGACGGCTCGGGGACCATCGACGTTAAAGAGCTGAAG GTGGCCATGAGAGCCTTGGGCTTTGAACCCAAGAAAGAGGAGATAAAGAAGATGATTGCAGACATTGATAAGGAGGGCTCTGGCACTATTGATTTCAACGACTTTCTGTCCATGATGACGGTGAAAATG AGTGAAAAGGATTCTAAGGAGGAAATTCTGAAGGCTTTCCGGTTGTTTGATGATGACGGCACAGGgaaaatttcttttaaaaatctcaaaagAGTGGCCAAAGAGCTCGGAGAAAACCTGACAGACGAGGAGCTGCAG GAAATGATAGATGAGGCAGACCgggatggagatggagagataaaTGAACAGGAGTTCCTGAGGATAATGAAGAAGACGAGTCTGTATTAG